The following are encoded in a window of Hemitrygon akajei unplaced genomic scaffold, sHemAka1.3 Scf000050, whole genome shotgun sequence genomic DNA:
- the LOC140721066 gene encoding uncharacterized protein — MAHQRFCTGERPFTCLDYGKGFTQSYELLLHKSVHTGEKPFTCTDCGKGFTRSSKLKVHQRVHTGERPFTCSDCGKGFTQSWTLIAHQRVHTGERPFNCSDCGKGFIQSYELLLHKSVHTGEKPFTCSDCGKGFTRSSNLKVHQRVHTGERPFTCSDCGKGFTQSWTLIAHQRVHTGERPFNCSDCGKGFTHSYELLLHKSVHSGEKPFTCSDCGKGFTRSSKLKVHQRVHTGERPFTCSECGKGFTQSWTLIVHQRIHSGERPFNCSDCGKGFTYSSQLREHHRVHTRERPFTCSDCGKGFTCSSKLKVHQRVHTGERPFTCSDCGKGFTCSSNLKLHQRVHTGERPFTCSDCGKGFTRSSQLLVHKSAHTGKRPFTCSDCGKGFTSSSQLKVHQRFHTRERPFPCSDCGKGFTWSSQLKEHRRVHTGEKPFTCSDCGKGFTWSSQLQRHQRIHTG, encoded by the coding sequence atggctcaccagcgattttgcaccggggagcggccattcacctgcttagactatgggaagggattcactcagtcatacgAACTACTgttacacaagtcagttcacactggggagaagccattcacctgcacagactgtgggaagggattcactcggtcatctaaactaaaggtacatcagcgagttcacactggggagaggcctttcacctgctcagactgtgggaaaggtttcactcaGTCATGGACCCTAattgcacaccagcgagttcacactggtgagaggccgttcaactgctcagactgtgggaagggattcattcagtcatacGAACTACTgttacacaagtcagttcacactggggagaagccattcacctgctcagactgtgggaagggattcactcggtcatctaatctaaaggtacatcagcgagttcacactggggagaggcctttcacctgctcagactgcgggaaaggattcactcagtcatggaCCCTAattgcacaccagcgagttcacactggtgagaggccgttcaactgttcagactgtgggaaggggttcactcattCATACGAACTACTgttacacaagtcagttcactctggggagaagccattcacctgctcagactgtgggaagggattcactcgctcatctaaactaaaggtacatcagcgagttcacactggggagaggcctttcacctgctcagaatgtgggaagggattcactcagtcatggaCCCTAATtgtacaccagcgaattcacagtggtgagaggccgttcaactgctcagactgtgggaagggattcacttactcatcccaactgagggagcatcaccgagttcacactagggagaggccgttcacctgctcagactgtgggaagggattcacttgctcatctaaactgaaggtacatcaacgagttcacactggggagaggccattcacctgctcagactgtgggaagggattcacttgctcatctaatctTAAGctacatcaacgagttcacactggggagaggccattcacctgctcagactgtgggaagggattcactcggtcatcccagctactggtacacaagtcagcTCACACTGGGAAGCGgcccttcacctgctcagactgtgggaaaggattcacttcatcatctcaactgaaggtacatcagcgatttcacaccagggagcggccgttcccctgctcagactgtgggaagggattcacttggtcatctcaactgaaggaacatcggagagttcacactggggagaagccgttcacctgctcagactgtgggaagggattcacttggtcatctcaactacagagacatcagcgaattcacactgggtag